One Punica granatum isolate Tunisia-2019 chromosome 3, ASM765513v2, whole genome shotgun sequence genomic window carries:
- the LOC116200620 gene encoding LOW QUALITY PROTEIN: chitinase 1-like (The sequence of the model RefSeq protein was modified relative to this genomic sequence to represent the inferred CDS: inserted 1 base in 1 codon), whose translation IKNIAAANSKLFREYIGVESGTVRLSDLPINSEVEFHVILSFAIDYTTSNNPSPTDGKFNVFWGTSHLSHSNISSMKQKHPNVKFAVILGGDSVAGCYAYLAPKSTKSWVTNAVSSITRMVREFDLDGVDIDYEHFKASPVVFAECIGQLITLLKKDKVILFASITPYDSSPVQDQYQALWKKYGHXYVNFQFYAYDRIGVPQFVGHFNQQAHNYNGGHTLASFLVQTF comes from the exons ATAAAAAACATTGCAGCTGCCAATTCCAAACTCTTCAGAGAGTACATCGGGGTGGAATCCGGTACGGTCAGACTGTCCGACCTGCCTATAAACTCGGAAGTTGAGTTCCACGTTATCCTTTCCTTTGCAATCGACTACACGACTTCGAACAACCCTTCCCCCACGGATGGGAAATTCAACGTCTTCTGGGGGACCAGCCACCTCTCCCATTCCAACATCTCCTCGATGAAGCAAAAGCATCCCAATGTTAAGTTTGCAGTCATCCTGGGAGGAGACAGTGTTGCTGGCTGCTATGCGTACCTTGCACCAAAATCGACCAAGTCCTGGGTTACGAATGCAGTCTCATCGATCACAAGGATGGTCAGAGAGTTCGACTTGGATGGGGTAGATATCGACTATGAGCACTTCAAGGCCAGCCCCGTGGTCTTTGCAGAATGCATTGGACAGCTCATAACACTCCTGAAGAAGGACAAGGTAATTTTGTTTGCCTCGATCACTCCCTACGATAGCAGTCCGGTTCAAGACCAGTACCAAGCTCTTTGGAAGAAGTACGGGC CTTACGTCAACTTCCAATTCTATGCATATGATCGGATTGGGGTCCCGCAGTTCGTGGGGCATTTCAACCAACAGGCCCATAACTACAACGGGGGCCATACTCTTGCGAGTTTTCTTGTTCAGacattttaa